One Bacillus sp. FJAT-52991 genomic region harbors:
- a CDS encoding GDSL-type esterase/lipase family protein, which yields MKKFFLSLLSLLVSVVIGLAIWIYYPKYKINQMQEQSVTVASQEDLTYIDHFRTLDQTYLNHLAIGDSIITGIGAEGEENFVDHFSKELEQQTNKQVITQNEGIPGASSSQLNALVQKGTFDQQIKDADLITINVGGNDILQTMEGMDSSKVFQSFDSMQSTFINNLTEISRKIRETNEDATIVFLEMYNPLEQNHELYDIADQLLPKWNVKIYELASSLDYSLVMQTTKVINSNHQQYLSSDGVHPNSLGYIALSKQMLEQLRKKPFMKSA from the coding sequence ATGAAGAAGTTTTTCTTGTCGTTGTTATCCCTTTTAGTTAGTGTAGTCATTGGACTTGCCATATGGATTTATTATCCTAAATATAAAATTAATCAAATGCAAGAACAGTCAGTTACTGTCGCTTCACAAGAAGACCTCACCTATATTGATCATTTCCGGACGCTTGATCAAACTTATTTAAACCATTTAGCGATTGGTGATTCGATTATTACCGGTATTGGAGCGGAAGGAGAAGAGAATTTTGTTGATCACTTTTCAAAAGAATTAGAGCAACAAACAAATAAACAGGTGATTACGCAAAATGAAGGAATCCCAGGTGCGAGCAGTTCGCAGCTAAACGCTTTAGTTCAAAAAGGAACGTTTGATCAACAAATAAAGGACGCGGATTTAATTACTATTAATGTAGGTGGGAATGATATCCTGCAAACGATGGAAGGGATGGATTCCAGTAAAGTATTTCAATCGTTTGACTCGATGCAATCAACATTTATCAATAATTTAACTGAGATTTCTAGAAAAATTAGAGAAACGAACGAAGATGCGACTATCGTTTTTTTAGAAATGTATAATCCACTTGAACAAAATCATGAACTTTACGACATTGCCGATCAACTGCTTCCAAAATGGAACGTAAAGATTTATGAATTAGCCAGCAGTTTAGATTATTCATTAGTGATGCAAACAACAAAAGTGATCAACAGCAACCACCAGCAATACTTATCCTCCGATGGCGTCCATCCGAACTCGTTAGGGTATATAGCGCTTTCGAAACAAATGCTTGAGCAATTAAGGAAGAAGCCATTTATGAAGTCGGCTTAA
- a CDS encoding metal-dependent hydrolase, whose product MKGSAHLAIGGAAGLVTALYLQTDPLSTVSLISLGAVAGLAPDLDVNGKLSNRITISKKWLILFFALCGVLLIGYSYLHLAGFMKSAGFLIGVCLLLLPRLFIKQRTMLFLTGAIIAYVGWQADIYWVMLLSGFIIVSSFLSHRSLTHSIIGVIFFGYIAWHFEQSVGLEGSFLAAVLAYASHLVADMKMWSFNKKGVKWFQPIFNKEF is encoded by the coding sequence ATGAAGGGATCAGCTCATTTAGCCATTGGAGGAGCCGCAGGATTAGTAACGGCGCTGTATTTGCAAACAGATCCGCTCTCAACAGTATCCCTTATTAGTCTTGGGGCAGTCGCGGGGCTTGCACCGGATCTTGATGTGAACGGCAAGTTATCTAATCGAATTACGATTTCGAAAAAATGGCTCATTTTGTTTTTTGCCTTATGTGGCGTTCTTTTAATCGGCTATAGTTATCTGCATTTAGCAGGCTTTATGAAATCGGCAGGGTTCCTGATCGGAGTGTGTTTATTATTGCTTCCGAGATTGTTTATTAAACAACGAACGATGTTATTTCTCACTGGTGCAATCATAGCTTATGTCGGCTGGCAGGCTGATATTTATTGGGTTATGCTTTTAAGTGGCTTTATCATCGTTTCTTCTTTTTTATCGCATCGATCATTAACTCATTCTATCATCGGTGTCATTTTCTTCGGTTATATTGCCTGGCATTTTGAACAATCGGTCGGATTAGAAGGAAGTTTCCTAGCAGCGGTGTTAGCTTATGCGAGCCATTTAGTTGCAGATATGAAAATGTGGTCCTTTAACAAAAAAGGAGTTAAATGGTTCCAACCAATATTTAATAAAGAATTTTGA
- a CDS encoding ribonucleoside-diphosphate reductase subunit alpha — MNETMLKGVEKMIDEIGVEYPNLDLSGVQEKIEGAASEKEHWSEEQLQRLLLQAAVERISSEEPDWTFAAAKLYLQNLYKEAAVVRGDHTNQYGSFLSLIQLLIDEGIYHPKLLTEYSKEEIQQLGEVIDPSKDRLFTYIGIVTLSDRYLARTHEKQTAELPQERWMIIAMTLMINEPKQHRMQLIKEAYWALSNLYMTTATPTLANAGKSYGQLSSCFIDTVDDSLRSIFDANTDAATLSKNGGGLGIYLGKIRCQGSDIKGFKHVSSGVIPWMKQLNNTAVSVDQLGQRQGAIAVYLDVWHKDIFSFLETRLNNGDERRRTHDLFTGVCIPDLFMEAVEVRDDWYLFDPHEVRKVMGYSLEDAFDEKKGFGTFRQRYEECCAHPALSKKVVPAIEIMKAIMISQLETGTPYMFYRDTVNRANPNKHAGMIYASNLCTEICQNMSPTVVTEEITEDGKIIVTKDPGDYVVCNLSSISLARAVGDDVLEQLIPIQVRMLDNVIDINDISVPQAELTNQKYRGIGLGTFGWHHLLALKGLKWESDEAVAYCDELYEKIAFLTIQASADLAKEKGVYPAYYGSDWENGSYFDQKDYTNEQWQSLKEQVKESGLRNGYLLAVAPNSSTALIAGSTAGIDPIFRKEYMEEKKDYKIPVTAPDLTAETAWYYKSVYYIDQHWSIKQNARRSRHIDQGVSFNLYVRNDIKAKALLNLHLDAWDSGLKTTYYVRSTASNIEECDSCHS, encoded by the coding sequence ATGAACGAAACAATGCTAAAAGGGGTCGAGAAAATGATAGATGAGATCGGAGTGGAATATCCGAATCTCGACTTATCTGGCGTACAGGAAAAGATAGAAGGGGCAGCTTCTGAGAAAGAACATTGGTCAGAGGAACAATTGCAACGCTTACTTTTACAAGCGGCTGTTGAGAGAATTTCAAGCGAAGAGCCGGACTGGACATTTGCTGCAGCTAAGCTTTATTTGCAAAATTTATATAAAGAAGCAGCAGTGGTTAGAGGCGACCACACTAATCAATACGGTAGCTTCTTATCACTGATTCAACTATTGATTGATGAGGGCATTTATCATCCAAAGCTGTTAACGGAGTATTCAAAAGAGGAAATTCAACAATTAGGCGAAGTGATTGATCCAAGTAAAGACCGTTTATTTACATACATTGGCATTGTGACATTAAGTGATCGATATCTTGCTAGAACACATGAAAAACAAACAGCCGAGCTTCCACAAGAGCGTTGGATGATCATCGCGATGACGTTGATGATCAATGAACCAAAGCAGCATCGCATGCAATTGATCAAAGAAGCCTACTGGGCTTTATCTAATTTATATATGACAACGGCAACTCCAACATTAGCGAATGCTGGGAAGTCTTACGGTCAGCTGTCTAGCTGTTTTATTGATACGGTGGATGACAGTCTTCGCAGCATTTTTGATGCTAATACAGATGCTGCCACATTAAGCAAAAATGGTGGAGGATTGGGCATCTATCTTGGGAAGATTCGCTGTCAAGGCAGTGACATTAAAGGCTTTAAGCATGTTAGTTCTGGTGTGATCCCATGGATGAAGCAGTTAAATAACACAGCTGTTTCTGTAGATCAGCTCGGTCAGCGTCAAGGAGCGATTGCTGTTTATTTAGATGTTTGGCATAAAGATATTTTCTCCTTTTTAGAAACAAGATTGAATAATGGAGACGAACGTCGCCGGACACATGACTTATTTACAGGAGTGTGCATTCCAGATTTATTTATGGAAGCGGTAGAAGTACGTGATGACTGGTACTTATTTGATCCGCATGAAGTGAGAAAAGTGATGGGCTATTCTCTTGAAGACGCTTTTGATGAGAAGAAAGGCTTCGGAACGTTTAGGCAGCGATACGAAGAGTGCTGTGCACACCCTGCCCTAAGTAAAAAAGTCGTGCCGGCGATTGAAATTATGAAAGCGATTATGATCTCACAGCTTGAAACGGGCACACCTTATATGTTTTATCGAGACACGGTGAATAGAGCTAACCCGAATAAACATGCGGGGATGATTTATGCGAGTAACTTATGTACGGAAATTTGCCAAAATATGAGTCCAACCGTTGTGACGGAAGAGATCACAGAGGACGGAAAAATTATTGTAACGAAGGACCCAGGGGATTACGTTGTATGTAATCTATCATCTATTTCATTAGCTAGAGCGGTAGGTGATGATGTATTAGAACAACTGATTCCCATTCAAGTAAGGATGCTTGATAACGTGATTGATATTAATGATATTTCTGTTCCGCAAGCAGAGCTAACGAATCAGAAGTATCGAGGAATTGGTTTAGGGACATTTGGCTGGCATCATTTATTGGCGTTAAAGGGATTGAAATGGGAATCAGACGAGGCCGTTGCATATTGTGATGAATTATATGAAAAAATTGCTTTCTTGACGATTCAGGCAAGTGCCGATCTAGCGAAAGAAAAAGGGGTTTATCCAGCTTACTATGGATCAGATTGGGAGAATGGCAGTTACTTTGATCAAAAAGATTATACAAATGAACAGTGGCAAAGTTTAAAAGAGCAAGTGAAAGAATCTGGCCTTCGCAATGGTTATTTATTAGCGGTCGCTCCAAACTCTTCAACGGCTCTAATTGCTGGGTCGACAGCCGGGATTGATCCGATTTTCCGCAAAGAATATATGGAAGAAAAGAAAGATTATAAAATACCGGTCACAGCACCTGATTTAACAGCGGAGACAGCTTGGTATTATAAATCTGTTTATTATATCGATCAACATTGGAGCATTAAACAAAACGCCAGACGATCTCGTCATATTGACCAAGGTGTATCATTTAATCTTTATGTCCGTAATGATATTAAAGCGAAAGCCTTGCTTAATTTACATTTAGACGCGTGGGATTCTGGGTTGAAAACAACGTACTATGTTCGATCTACCGCTTCAAATATTGAAGAATGCGACAGTTGTCATTCGTAA
- a CDS encoding acetyl-CoA hydrolase/transferase family protein, whose product MDQTQKYSQLLTSAEQAVSCIQAGEDIIVPLLPGEPPGLLAALEKRTDLQRNRLFQLLTARPAIKKHPDELKVISMFLSGGDRKAFHDGDVDLLPNHFSDVPALLEEITNERVVMATVAPMDENGYFSLGTNCDYAAPLAKKAKKILLEVNEYMPRTYGMNQVHISEVTALVENHRPLLEGPTPKVTEKDEKIGSYIADLIKDGDSLQIGFGAIPNAVMDSLTNHRNLNIFTEMIPDKLVDLVKSGAVSNMGRSDYPGKTTATFAFGTQKLYDFLHENEQVLMLPVDQTNDISLISEIDNMVAINAAIEVDFLGQCNAEKAGSLYWSSTGGQAEFGIGARRSKGGKGIICLHSATKDGKISKIVPTLAPGTPVTTSKNDVDYIVTEFGVAKLRGKTIRERTATLIEIAHPDFREELTVKAKEMGYLI is encoded by the coding sequence GTGGATCAGACACAAAAGTACAGTCAGTTATTAACAAGTGCTGAACAAGCTGTATCTTGTATTCAAGCGGGGGAAGATATTATTGTTCCTCTATTGCCCGGTGAGCCACCTGGCTTATTAGCCGCCTTGGAAAAACGAACAGATTTGCAAAGAAATCGCCTTTTTCAACTATTAACAGCTAGACCTGCGATCAAGAAGCATCCAGATGAATTAAAGGTCATCTCTATGTTTTTATCAGGAGGAGATCGCAAGGCGTTTCATGACGGCGATGTCGATTTATTACCTAATCATTTTTCAGATGTACCAGCGCTACTAGAAGAAATAACTAATGAGCGTGTGGTTATGGCCACCGTTGCACCGATGGATGAGAATGGATACTTCTCGTTAGGAACGAACTGCGATTATGCCGCACCGCTGGCGAAAAAAGCGAAGAAGATCTTACTTGAAGTAAATGAGTATATGCCTAGAACCTACGGAATGAATCAAGTTCATATTTCAGAAGTGACGGCACTCGTCGAAAATCATCGGCCGCTCCTTGAAGGACCGACACCTAAAGTGACTGAAAAAGATGAGAAAATTGGAAGTTATATCGCGGATTTAATTAAAGATGGCGATAGCTTGCAAATTGGCTTCGGCGCGATTCCTAATGCCGTTATGGATTCATTAACTAATCACCGTAATTTAAATATATTTACCGAAATGATTCCTGATAAGCTCGTTGATTTGGTGAAAAGCGGGGCTGTATCGAATATGGGAAGAAGCGACTATCCAGGGAAGACGACAGCCACTTTTGCTTTTGGGACACAAAAGCTATATGATTTTTTGCATGAAAACGAGCAGGTGTTGATGTTACCTGTCGATCAAACAAATGATATTAGCCTTATTTCTGAAATTGACAATATGGTGGCAATTAATGCTGCGATTGAAGTAGACTTTTTAGGACAATGTAATGCAGAAAAAGCAGGCTCGTTGTATTGGTCTTCTACAGGAGGTCAAGCGGAATTTGGTATTGGCGCCAGAAGATCCAAAGGCGGAAAAGGCATTATTTGCTTGCATTCAGCCACGAAAGATGGGAAAATATCGAAAATTGTACCGACGTTAGCACCAGGTACTCCAGTGACTACTTCCAAAAATGATGTCGATTATATCGTCACTGAATTTGGAGTAGCGAAACTGCGCGGCAAGACAATTCGTGAGCGGACAGCTACCCTGATTGAAATTGCTCATCCGGATTTTAGAGAAGAGTTGACCGTGAAAGCAAAAGAGATGGGGTATCTCATTTAA
- a CDS encoding ribonucleotide-diphosphate reductase subunit beta — MRQLSFVRRSYNVKLEKRKLIDHEAPNRSTGIINGRSSNILNWDDVRFSWAYPKYKRMLANFWTPFEINMTKDRQQFDQLEPAEREAFLKIIGLLALLDSVQTDYAGRAADYLTDSSLQALMIMLAQQEVIHNHSYSYVLSSVADKNIQDQVFEYWRSELILQERNDFVTKGYEAFAEEPTIDHFLRSIIYDVILEGLFFYSGFAFFYNLARNQKMIATSTMINYINRDEQLHVDLFVKIYKEILVEYPEYDTVELKQYGQETFRKAAELEVEWGRHIIGHKIDGIQMNELESYIKFMANKRAEQLGFTAPFEGYRTNPMRWIVAYQEVDLGKTDFFEQKSRAYTKTSEVNGFDEL; from the coding sequence ATGCGACAGTTGTCATTCGTAAGGAGGAGTTATAACGTGAAACTAGAAAAAAGAAAACTCATTGACCATGAAGCACCTAACCGTTCGACAGGGATTATTAATGGAAGAAGCTCTAATATATTAAACTGGGATGATGTTCGATTCAGCTGGGCGTATCCAAAATATAAGCGGATGCTCGCTAATTTCTGGACACCGTTTGAAATAAATATGACGAAGGATCGCCAGCAATTCGATCAATTAGAGCCAGCTGAAAGAGAAGCGTTTTTAAAGATTATTGGTTTACTTGCTTTGCTTGATAGTGTGCAAACGGATTATGCAGGCAGAGCGGCTGATTATTTAACAGATTCCAGTCTGCAAGCTCTCATGATTATGCTAGCTCAGCAAGAAGTAATTCATAATCATTCTTATAGTTATGTCTTATCAAGCGTCGCTGATAAAAATATCCAAGATCAAGTATTTGAATATTGGAGAAGTGAACTGATTCTGCAAGAACGCAATGACTTTGTGACAAAAGGGTATGAAGCATTTGCTGAAGAACCAACTATTGACCACTTTTTGCGTTCGATCATTTATGATGTCATCCTTGAAGGTCTTTTCTTCTATTCAGGGTTCGCTTTCTTTTATAATTTGGCAAGGAATCAAAAAATGATCGCAACTAGTACAATGATCAATTATATTAACCGCGACGAGCAGCTTCATGTTGATTTGTTCGTCAAAATATATAAAGAAATATTAGTAGAATACCCTGAATATGACACGGTTGAATTAAAGCAATACGGACAAGAGACGTTCAGAAAAGCGGCTGAACTTGAAGTTGAATGGGGAAGACACATCATCGGCCATAAAATTGATGGCATTCAGATGAATGAATTAGAGAGCTATATTAAGTTCATGGCGAATAAGCGTGCTGAACAGCTTGGGTTCACTGCGCCATTTGAAGGCTATCGCACAAATCCAATGCGCTGGATCGTTGCCTATCAAGAAGTGGATCTTGGAAAAACTGATTTCTTCGAGCAGAAATCACGTGCTTATACGAAGACCAGTGAGGTGAACGGTTTTGATGAATTATAA
- a CDS encoding DUF6509 family protein, translated as MNITRHTVEWLKDPFGLLSGDRYEFRLYAEVDEEDELYSESGFYIRVLYMVDGEQQKIIHYHLYDRATDQVLDFELEEDEVEMIFTYCRDHYSEASPES; from the coding sequence ATGAATATAACTAGACATACAGTAGAATGGTTAAAAGACCCGTTTGGATTATTATCAGGAGATCGATACGAATTTCGTTTGTACGCTGAGGTAGATGAGGAAGATGAATTATATTCTGAATCTGGCTTTTACATTCGTGTTCTATACATGGTAGATGGTGAACAACAAAAAATTATTCACTACCACCTCTATGACCGAGCGACGGATCAAGTGCTAGATTTTGAATTAGAAGAAGATGAAGTAGAAATGATCTTTACCTATTGTCGTGATCATTATAGTGAAGCAAGTCCAGAGTCATAA
- a CDS encoding sporulation protein — translation MMWKKFLSSIGIGSVKIDTVIPKRHFIAGEVVDGEVIITGGQVAVPIQSVVLQIVYQFEEIRDDSDFSIHEKELNQLTIHLDKEILSGETVVLPFQLPLEQHCPVTEEKKQTFLRTTAIIPQSVDATDQDEIIIKKDE, via the coding sequence ATGATGTGGAAAAAATTTTTATCAAGTATAGGAATTGGCAGCGTCAAAATTGATACAGTGATCCCAAAAAGGCACTTTATAGCTGGAGAAGTAGTAGACGGGGAAGTGATCATTACAGGAGGACAGGTAGCGGTGCCAATCCAATCTGTTGTGTTACAAATTGTGTATCAATTTGAAGAAATTCGTGATGACAGTGATTTTTCTATTCATGAAAAGGAACTCAACCAATTAACTATTCATCTAGACAAAGAAATTCTTTCTGGAGAAACAGTCGTTCTTCCTTTTCAGTTGCCGCTTGAACAACATTGTCCTGTTACCGAAGAAAAGAAACAAACTTTTTTAAGAACAACCGCGATTATTCCACAGTCGGTAGACGCCACGGACCAAGATGAAATTATTATCAAAAAGGATGAATAG
- a CDS encoding alanine--glyoxylate aminotransferase family protein translates to MINELLPPKRILMGPGPSDVHPHVLKSMVTPLLGHLDPAFLTIMDETMELLRQVYQTKNKATMAMSGTGSAGMETVFVNLIEPGDKVLIGVNGLFGERMVDVAERCGAEVIQVKAPWGQIIDPQQIKEMLQQHKNIKVVAVVHAETSTGVRQPLEEISHIVHEHEALFVCDMVTSLGGCPTDIDQVGVDAAYSGTQKCLSAPPGLAPVTFSARAVDVMAKRKQKVQSWYLDLSMIQAYWSEDSERFYHHTAPITMIYSLREALRLIVNEGLENVFARHKRYGDSLHAGLEAMGLSLLVEKEHRLSQLTSVNIPEGVDDLAVRKRLLEKYSLEIGGGLGELKGKVWRIGLMGYNARQENVTYMLAALEDVLKEENCNIEHGVALQAAEKLMNK, encoded by the coding sequence ATGATTAATGAACTTTTACCACCGAAACGAATTTTAATGGGGCCCGGTCCAAGTGATGTTCATCCGCATGTATTAAAATCAATGGTGACACCGTTGCTAGGACATTTAGATCCCGCTTTTTTAACAATTATGGATGAAACGATGGAATTGTTGCGCCAAGTCTATCAAACAAAGAATAAAGCAACGATGGCGATGTCTGGAACAGGAAGCGCAGGGATGGAAACAGTTTTTGTCAATCTAATAGAACCTGGTGACAAAGTTCTTATTGGGGTGAATGGGCTTTTTGGAGAGCGAATGGTTGATGTAGCCGAGCGTTGTGGCGCAGAAGTCATTCAAGTAAAGGCACCTTGGGGACAAATCATTGATCCACAACAAATCAAAGAAATGCTACAACAGCATAAAAATATTAAAGTAGTAGCAGTGGTTCACGCGGAAACTTCAACCGGTGTTAGACAGCCGTTAGAAGAGATTAGTCATATCGTTCATGAACATGAGGCGTTGTTCGTATGTGATATGGTCACAAGTCTTGGGGGCTGTCCGACTGACATTGATCAGGTAGGGGTAGATGCTGCTTATAGTGGTACACAAAAATGTTTAAGTGCACCTCCAGGATTAGCACCAGTTACTTTTAGCGCTCGTGCTGTTGATGTAATGGCTAAACGAAAACAAAAGGTGCAAAGTTGGTATTTAGACTTATCGATGATTCAAGCATATTGGAGTGAGGATAGCGAACGTTTTTATCATCATACGGCTCCTATCACCATGATCTACTCTTTGCGTGAAGCGTTAAGGTTGATCGTTAATGAAGGCTTGGAAAATGTATTCGCACGTCATAAGCGATATGGGGATTCCCTTCATGCTGGTCTTGAAGCAATGGGCTTAAGTCTGCTTGTGGAAAAAGAACATCGTTTATCCCAATTAACTTCTGTAAATATTCCAGAAGGTGTAGATGATTTGGCTGTTCGCAAACGGCTGTTGGAGAAATACAGCTTAGAAATTGGCGGCGGTTTAGGGGAATTGAAAGGAAAAGTATGGAGAATCGGCTTGATGGGGTACAATGCTCGCCAAGAAAATGTTACATATATGCTAGCAGCTTTAGAGGATGTGTTAAAGGAAGAAAATTGTAACATTGAGCATGGAGTGGCACTACAAGCAGCTGAAAAATTAATGAATAAGTAA